A region of Subdoligranulum variabile DNA encodes the following proteins:
- the glyA gene encoding serine hydroxymethyltransferase, producing MYQDMIDTIGFVQSADPEVGAAMQRELGRQRANIELIASENIVSPAVMAAMGSVLTNKYAEGYPGHRYYGGCQFVDEVEQIAIDRACKLFGAKYANVQPHSGAQANLAVYFALLDVGDTVMGMDLSQGGHLTHGSPVNMSGKNYHFVSYGVGEDGRIDYAALAKQVAKVRPKLLVAGASAYPRAIDFAKLAEIAHGYGAMLMVDMAHIAGLVAGGMHQNPVPYADVVTTTTHKTLRGPRGGLILTNNEYLIKRINSAIFPGTQGGPLEHVIAAKAVCFGEALQPAFREYARKIVENAAALADELTARGVKLVSGGTDNHLLLIDLTDEDCTGKELEHNLDEVHITANKNTVPGEKRSPFVTSGVRVGTPAVTTRGMGPAEMKIIADCIADCIFDFEAKKEDIAARVAELSARFPLYE from the coding sequence ATGTATCAGGACATGATCGACACCATCGGCTTTGTACAGAGCGCCGACCCCGAGGTGGGCGCCGCCATGCAGCGCGAGCTGGGCCGTCAGCGGGCCAACATCGAGCTCATCGCCAGCGAGAACATCGTCTCCCCGGCCGTGATGGCCGCCATGGGCAGCGTGCTGACCAACAAGTACGCCGAGGGCTACCCCGGTCACCGCTACTACGGCGGCTGCCAGTTCGTGGACGAGGTGGAGCAGATCGCCATCGACCGCGCCTGCAAGCTGTTCGGCGCCAAGTACGCCAACGTGCAGCCCCATTCCGGCGCCCAGGCCAACCTGGCCGTCTACTTTGCCCTGCTGGATGTGGGCGACACCGTCATGGGCATGGATCTGTCCCAGGGCGGTCACCTGACCCACGGTTCCCCCGTGAACATGAGCGGCAAGAACTACCACTTCGTCTCCTACGGCGTGGGTGAGGACGGCCGCATCGACTACGCCGCCCTGGCCAAGCAGGTGGCCAAGGTCCGGCCCAAGCTGCTGGTGGCCGGTGCGTCGGCCTATCCCCGTGCCATCGACTTTGCAAAGCTGGCTGAGATCGCCCACGGCTACGGCGCCATGCTCATGGTGGATATGGCCCACATCGCCGGTCTGGTGGCGGGCGGCATGCACCAGAACCCCGTGCCCTACGCCGACGTGGTGACCACCACCACCCACAAGACGCTGCGCGGTCCCCGGGGCGGCCTGATCCTGACCAACAACGAATATCTCATCAAGCGGATCAACTCGGCCATCTTCCCCGGCACCCAGGGCGGCCCGCTGGAGCATGTCATCGCCGCCAAGGCCGTCTGCTTCGGCGAGGCGCTGCAGCCCGCCTTCCGGGAGTACGCCCGCAAGATCGTGGAGAACGCGGCGGCCCTGGCCGACGAACTCACCGCCCGGGGCGTCAAGCTGGTTTCCGGCGGCACCGACAACCATCTGCTGCTCATCGATCTGACCGACGAGGACTGCACCGGCAAGGAGCTGGAGCACAATCTGGACGAGGTGCACATCACCGCCAACAAGAACACCGTCCCCGGCGAGAAGCGCAGCCCCTTCGTGACCAGCGGTGTCCGCGTGGGCACCCCCGCCGTGACCACCCGCGGCATGGGCCCCGCCGAGATGAAGATCATCGCCGACTGCATCGCCGACTGCATCTTTGACTTCGAGGCCAAGAAGGAAGACATCGCCGCCCGGGTGGCCGAGCTTTCCGCCCGGTTCCCGCTGTACGAATAA
- the hisB gene encoding imidazoleglycerol-phosphate dehydratase HisB has translation MARTATVTRTTRETQITLTLNLDGTGKADLHTGIGFFDHMLDGFARHGLFDLTVDCHGDLEVDCHHTIEDIGIALGTALRQALGDKAGLVRYGSCLLPMDETLALCAVDLGGRPYFVYDAQFATPACGGMDTQMAREFFYAISYAAAINLHLKVLYGENDHHKLEAMFKAFAKALDAATRTDARIEGVLSTKGML, from the coding sequence ATGGCACGCACAGCAACGGTAACGCGCACGACGCGGGAAACGCAGATCACCCTGACGCTGAATCTGGACGGCACCGGCAAGGCCGATCTTCACACCGGCATCGGCTTTTTTGACCACATGCTGGACGGCTTTGCCCGCCACGGTCTGTTCGACCTGACCGTGGACTGCCACGGCGACCTGGAGGTGGACTGCCACCACACCATTGAGGATATCGGCATCGCCCTGGGCACCGCCCTGCGCCAGGCCCTGGGCGACAAGGCCGGGCTGGTACGCTACGGCAGCTGCCTTTTGCCCATGGACGAGACGCTGGCCCTCTGTGCGGTGGATCTGGGCGGACGGCCCTATTTCGTCTACGACGCCCAGTTTGCCACCCCCGCCTGCGGCGGCATGGATACCCAGATGGCCCGGGAATTCTTTTACGCCATCTCCTATGCGGCGGCCATCAACCTGCACCTGAAGGTGCTCTACGGCGAGAACGACCACCACAAACTGGAGGCGATGTTCAAGGCCTTTGCCAAGGCCCTGGACGCCGCCACCCGCACCGATGCCCGGATCGAAGGCGTGCTTTCCACCAAAGGCATGCTGTGA